The following coding sequences lie in one Arachis hypogaea cultivar Tifrunner chromosome 9, arahy.Tifrunner.gnm2.J5K5, whole genome shotgun sequence genomic window:
- the LOC112710571 gene encoding SWR1-complex protein 4, translated as MDAKDILGLPKNSFPPQEKKSRPPKESQRKPDGISREVYALTGGLAPLMPAVDSSQLKRRPPPDEKVAWQWLGFTSSARKDNLHLYHWVRVVNGVPPTGDYSFAKYNKSVDITRYTDEEYEKYLTDPRWTKEETDQLFDLCEQFDLRFIVIADRFPSSRTLEELKDRYYSVSRALLIARNPSSVDIAAHPLVKEPYNISRDVERKRAMSLVLSQTRQQEQRDEEVLAEAKRIAQSRIPAKVSQESEMAVAPNAGVEVTERTIPGDTVSPPPSNAQHPLIPVPPPLSTENASTLASLHILRLYLRTYALEQMLQAASSTAGLRTIKRVEQTLQDLGVNLKPRVPTKAVCAEHLELRKEILTLLNLQKQLQYKEAEGLPFREGSFTETPGTPKDRTFVPDSSFGVERTGKRDQKRKAPGRLSEAPSSPAQSKRPRKLKASDF; from the exons ATGGATGCCAAAGACATCTTGGGATTGCCTAAAAATTCGTTCCCTCCTCAGGAGAAGAAGTCTCGACCTCCCAAAGAGTCTCAGAGAAAACCCGATGGGATTTCCCGTGAG GTTTATGCGCTTACGGGTGGATTGGCACCACTTATGCCTGCTGTTGATTCTTCTCAATTGAAAAGAAGGCCTCCGCCAGACGAAAAG GTCGCTTGGCAGTGGCTTGGTTTCACCAGTTCTGCTCGTAAAGATAATCTTCATCTTTATCATTGG GTCCGAGTTGTAAATGGTGTTCCACCAACTGGTGACTATTCTTTTGCCAAGTATAACAAG TCTGTTGACATTACAAGATACACAGATGAGGAATATGAGAAGTATTTGACAGATCCT AGGTGGACCAAGGAAGAGACAGATCAGCTGTTTGACTTGTGCGAACAATTTGATCTCCGATTCATTGTCATAGCTGATAGGTTCCCATCATCTCGGACTCTAGAAGAATTGAAGGATCGATATTATAGCG TATCACGGGCTTTATTAATTGCTAGGAATCCATCTTCTGTGGATATTGCAGCACATCCTCTTGTTAAG GAACCATATAATATTTCACGTGATGTGGAGAGGAAACGAGCAATGTCCCTGGTCCTCTCTCAAACAAGGCAACAAGAGCAAAGAGATGAAGAG GTTCTTGCTGAAGCAAAAAGAATAGCTCAGTCACGCATACCTGCTAag GTTTCTCAAGAATCTGAGATGGCTGTTGCTCCAAATGCTGGTGTAGAAGTTACTGAGAGGACTATCCCGGGTGATACTGTGTCTCCACCTCCATCGAATGCGCAACATCCATTGATACCTGTGCCGCCTCCATTGTCAACCGAGAATGCATCAACTCTGGCTTCTCTTCACATT CTTCGTTTATATCTGAGGACCTATGCACTTGAGCAAATGTTGCAAGCTGCAAGCTCAACTGCTGGATTGCGAACTATCAAACGGGTTGAACAAACTTTGCAAGACCTTGGG GTCAATTTGAAACCAAGGGTTCCAACAAAAGCCGTTTGTGCTGAACATCTTGAACTAAGGAAAGAAATACTAACTTTGTTGAATCTTCAAAAGCAG CTGCAATATAAGGAGGCTGAAGGTTTGCCTTTTCGTGAAGGGTCCTTCACTGAAACACCAGGAACACCAAAG GATAGAACATTTGTTCCTGACTCAAGTTTTGGAG TGGAGAGGACTGGCAAAAGGGACCAAAAGCGCAAG GCACCTGGACGGCTTTCAGAAGCACCATCATCGCCAGCCCAGTCTAAAAGACCCAGAAAATTAAAGGCCTCTGATTTTTAG